A single Alphaproteobacteria bacterium DNA region contains:
- the purN gene encoding phosphoribosylglycinamide formyltransferase: MKLGVLISGRGSNLQALMAATARDDYPAEIALVVSNQPQAAGLERARDAGLATAAFDHRDFADRQGFEAEIDASLRGAGVELVCLAGFMRLLTAGFLEGWPDRVVNIHPSLLPAFPGIHVHEQVVASGTRFSGCTVHFVRPEMDAGPIIIQSLVPVRPGDDADTLAARVLATEHQCYPKAVKWIAEGRVRINGDLVEVDGAGTPQMAAINPI, from the coding sequence GTGAAACTCGGCGTTTTGATTTCCGGGCGCGGCTCGAATCTACAAGCCCTGATGGCGGCCACGGCCCGGGACGACTATCCCGCGGAGATCGCTCTGGTCGTCTCCAACCAACCCCAGGCGGCGGGCCTCGAACGGGCACGAGATGCCGGTTTGGCGACGGCCGCCTTCGACCACCGTGACTTCGCCGATCGCCAGGGCTTCGAGGCCGAGATCGATGCCAGCCTGCGCGGCGCCGGCGTCGAACTGGTCTGCCTGGCCGGCTTCATGCGTCTGCTCACGGCCGGCTTTCTCGAAGGCTGGCCAGACCGCGTGGTCAACATCCATCCCTCGCTGCTGCCGGCCTTTCCGGGCATCCACGTGCATGAGCAGGTAGTCGCCTCGGGCACCCGCTTTTCCGGCTGCACCGTGCACTTCGTGCGGCCCGAAATGGATGCCGGCCCGATCATCATCCAATCGCTGGTGCCCGTGCGCCCGGGCGACGACGCCGACACCCTGGCCGCCCGGGTACTAGCCACCGAACACCAGTGCTATCCCAAGGCGGTGAAGTGGATTGCCGAAGGCCGGGTACGTATCAATGGCGATTTGGTCGAGGTCGACGGCGCCGGGACACCGCAAATGGCCGCCATCAATCCTATTTAG